One genomic window of Aggregatilinea lenta includes the following:
- the nuoK gene encoding NADH-quinone oxidoreductase subunit NuoK codes for MGAPDVSIELYVLLSAILFVMGAMGVLLRRNAILIFMSVELMLNAANLALAAFARQWGNGDGQLMVFFVMTVAAAEVAVGLALIVAIFKTKKSIDIDELHLFRD; via the coding sequence ATGGGAGCACCAGACGTATCTATCGAACTCTATGTTTTGCTCAGCGCGATCCTGTTTGTCATGGGCGCGATGGGTGTGCTGCTGCGCCGGAACGCCATCCTGATTTTCATGTCGGTTGAGCTGATGCTCAATGCCGCGAATCTGGCGTTGGCCGCATTTGCGCGCCAGTGGGGGAATGGCGACGGCCAGCTCATGGTCTTCTTCGTGATGACGGTTGCCGCTGCCGAAGTTGCTGTTGGTCTGGCGCTGATCGTTGCGATCTTCAAGACGAAAAAGAGCATTGACATCGACGAGCTTCATCTCTTCCGGGACTGA
- a CDS encoding NADH-quinone oxidoreductase subunit J produces MELTLFIIVGAIAVVAAAMMLLSENAVHSALFLILNFACIAFFFLMLNAPFLAMVQITVYTGAIMVLFLFVIMLLGAERVVAGAQSRFRWMTPAAVILALAFLLVASLAIVRGDVELSPRDETQPRVRAVNAASALGDIDVYVGDEVLATGLSFEAASDFETLDEGTVTVSVYSAGDDPQSAEPVVQQDIELRAGEAISVTAIGASTQSPELVAAVEDMTRPASNELRVLAVNGLPDGTPVDVRDVSQDELLFQDLGYGEVMPSVAIRAGTRSIGVFPTGDTNTHLAMLHDETLEAGKSMLWIFTASQQSGNAWENRVIELEGETLAGFGSPTHVGQLLFGRYVLPFEMVALVLLVAMIGALVLTHDSTPIRREGKRRLANPTGSYAPVTKQATQESGK; encoded by the coding sequence ATGGAACTCACCCTCTTTATTATCGTTGGCGCAATCGCCGTTGTAGCGGCAGCCATGATGCTGCTCAGCGAGAATGCGGTGCACAGCGCGCTGTTCCTGATTTTGAACTTTGCGTGCATCGCCTTCTTCTTCCTGATGCTCAACGCGCCGTTTCTGGCGATGGTCCAGATCACCGTCTATACCGGCGCGATCATGGTCTTGTTTTTGTTCGTGATCATGCTGCTGGGGGCGGAGCGCGTCGTCGCAGGCGCGCAATCACGCTTCCGCTGGATGACTCCGGCGGCGGTGATCCTGGCACTGGCTTTTCTACTGGTCGCCAGTCTCGCGATCGTGCGCGGCGATGTCGAGCTGTCGCCACGTGACGAGACGCAGCCGCGCGTGCGTGCGGTCAATGCCGCCAGTGCACTGGGCGATATCGACGTTTACGTGGGCGACGAAGTCCTGGCGACCGGCCTCAGCTTTGAGGCGGCGTCGGACTTCGAGACGCTGGACGAAGGCACGGTGACGGTCAGCGTCTACAGCGCGGGCGACGATCCGCAGAGCGCCGAGCCGGTGGTTCAGCAGGACATCGAGCTGCGTGCAGGCGAGGCTATCTCGGTGACGGCCATCGGCGCGTCCACGCAGTCGCCTGAACTGGTGGCTGCCGTCGAAGATATGACCCGCCCAGCCAGCAACGAACTGCGCGTCCTGGCGGTCAATGGATTGCCCGATGGCACGCCGGTGGACGTGCGTGACGTCTCGCAGGACGAACTGCTGTTTCAGGACCTGGGCTACGGCGAGGTGATGCCGAGCGTGGCCATTCGCGCCGGGACGCGCTCGATTGGCGTCTTCCCGACGGGCGACACCAACACGCATCTGGCGATGCTGCACGACGAGACGCTGGAAGCGGGTAAGTCGATGCTGTGGATCTTCACGGCGTCGCAGCAGAGCGGCAACGCCTGGGAAAACCGCGTCATCGAGCTGGAAGGTGAGACGCTGGCCGGGTTCGGCAGCCCGACGCACGTCGGCCAACTGCTGTTCGGGCGCTACGTCCTGCCGTTTGAGATGGTGGCGCTCGTGCTGCTGGTAGCGATGATCGGCGCGCTGGTGCTGACGCATGACTCGACCCCGATTCGCCGCGAGGGCAAGCGCCGGCTGGCGAACCCGACCGGGAGTTATGCGCCTGTCACCAAGCAGGCTACGCAAGAATCCGGCAAGTAG